From Quercus lobata isolate SW786 chromosome 1, ValleyOak3.0 Primary Assembly, whole genome shotgun sequence, one genomic window encodes:
- the LOC115987600 gene encoding ACT domain-containing protein ACR9-like has translation MVLCELELTIQRVKVMTTPDGSVLDLFFIKDNMEILHTKKQQDETLEQVHAVLGESCISCELQLAGTEYEWPQGISSLSPEVAEELFGYELSDKEIRSQALSPDMSKLKKASVTVDNSLSPAYTLLQIHCADHKGLLYDIMRTLKDCNIQIAYGRFSPNSMGYHDLDLFIQQKDGKKILDPEKQSALCSRFQVEMLHPLRVIIANRGPDTELLVANPVGLSGNGRPQVFYDVTLALKSLGVCIFSV, from the exons ATG GTTCTCTGTGAGCTTGAGCTTACAATTCAAAGGGTAAAAGTGATGACAACCCCGGATGGCAGTGTTCTTGACCTCTTCTTCATAAAAGATAACAT GGAGATTCTACACACAAAGAAGCAACAAGATGAGACACTAGAACAAGTGCATGCTGTTTTGGGAGAATCATGTATCAGCTGTGAACTTCAGCTGGCAGGTACTGAGTATGAATGGCCTCAGGgaatttcctctctttctcctgAGGTAGCTGAGGAGCTATTTGGGTATGAATTATCAGACAAGGAAATCCGCTCTCAAGCTCTTAGTCCAGATATGTCAAAATTGAAGAAGGCTAGTGTCACAGTAGACAATTCATTGAGCCCAGCTTACACGTTACTTCAAATACACTGTGCTGATCACAAGGGTCTCCTATATGACATCATGAGAACCTTGAAAGACTGCAATATCCAG ATAGCTTATGGTCGATTCTCACCAAATTCAATGGGCTATCATGATTTAGACCTATTTATTCAGCAAAAGGATGGGAAAAAGATTTTGGATCCAGAGAAACAGAGTGCACTATGTTCTCGTTTTCAGGTAGAAATGCTTCATCCCTTGCGTGTCATCATTGCCAACCGAGGACCAGACACTGAACTGCTGGTTGCTAATCCAGTTGGGTTATCTGGAAATGGAAGACCACAAGTTTTTTATGATGTTACGCTTGCTCTAAAATCTCTTGGGGTCTGCATTTTCTCAGTATGA
- the LOC115987663 gene encoding uncharacterized protein LOC115987663, translating to MKIESVGVNIATPTVAPAANGTVGNLNGIPRGYFIFCHEWEDKPGHGLLPCSCFVAKELRKSKKIDFILTPSKSYGLCGTEEIIFGLGKPVVHLDSFSHRPKTE from the exons ATGAAGATAGAGAGTGTGGGTGTAAACATTGCGACACCTACTGTAGCTCCAGCAGCTAATGGCACTGTTGGAAATTTAAATGGGATTCCGAGAGG ATATTTCATATTCTGTCACGAGTGGGAAGATAAACCTGGCCATGGATTATTGCCT TGTTCCTGTTTCGTTGCCAAGGAAttgagaaaatcaaagaaaatagacTTCATTCTCACGCCCTCAAAATCGTATGGGCTTTGTGGAACAGAAGAAATAATCTTCGGCTTGGGAAAGCCAGTGGTACACTTGGACAGCTTTTCTCACAGGCCAAAGACAGAGTGA
- the LOC115987621 gene encoding histone H2B: MAPKAEKKPAEKKPASEKPTEEKKSAVAEKAPAEKKPKAGKKLPKEGGAGAGDKKKKRVKKSVETYKIYIFKVLKQVHPDIGISSKAMGIMNSFINDIFEKLAQEASRLARYNKKPTITSREIQTAVRLVLPGELAKHAVSEGTKAVTKFTSS; this comes from the coding sequence atgGCACCCAAGGCCGAGAAAAAGCCCGCTGAGAAGAAGCCAGCCTCCGAGAAACCCACGGAGGAGAAGAAATCCGCAGTCGCCGAGAAAGCCCCGGCGGAGAAGAAGCCCAAGGCCGGGAAGAAGCTTCCCAAGGAAGGTGGAGCCGGCGCCGgagacaagaagaagaagcgcgTGAAGAAGAGCGTGGAAACCTACAAGATCTACATCTTCAAGGTCCTGAAGCAAGTCCACCCAGACATCGGGATTTCCAGCAAGGCCATGGGGATCATGAACAGCTTCATCAACGATATCTTCGAGAAGCTCGCTCAGGAGGCTTCGCGTTTAGCTCGTTACAACAAGAAGCCAACGATTACTTCTCGGGAGATTCAGACCGCCGTTCGTTTGGTCTTGCCTGGTGAACTCGCCAAGCACGCCGTGTCGGAGGGGACCAAGGCGGTGACAAAGTTTACAAGCTCTTGA
- the LOC115987638 gene encoding histone H2A produces the protein MDKKGAGGRKGSGSRKKSVTRSVKAGLQFPVGRIGRYLKKGRYAQRCGSGAPVYMAAVLEYLAAEVLELAGNAARDNKKTRIIPRHVLLAVRNDEELGKLLAGVTIAHGGVLPNINPILLPKKTEKTTKEPKSPSKAAKSPKKA, from the exons ATGGATAAGAAAGGTGCCGGTGGAAGAAAAGGTAGCGGCTCAAGGAAGAAGTCGGTTACCCGGTCCGTCAAAGCTGGTTTGCAATTCCCAGTCGGTAGGATAGGCCGGTACCTTAAGAAAGGAAGGTACGCCCAACGTTGTGGATCAGGTGCCCCTGTTTACATGGCTGCTGTGCTTGAGTACCTTGCTGCTGAG GTGTTGGAGTTGGCTGGAAATGCAGCTCGTGACAACAAGAAGACTAGGATTATCCCAAGGCATGTGTTGCTAGCTGTGAGGAATGATGAAGAGCTTGGAAAATTGCTTGCTGGTGTTACTATAGCTCATGGTGGGGTCCTTCCTAATATCAACCCTATTTTGTTGCCAAAGAAGACTGAGAAGACTACCAAAGAGCCCAAGTCTCCTTCCAAGGCTGCAAAGTCACCCAAGAAGGCTTAG